From Salvelinus namaycush isolate Seneca chromosome 27, SaNama_1.0, whole genome shotgun sequence, the proteins below share one genomic window:
- the LOC120022671 gene encoding death-associated protein kinase 2-like isoform X1, translating to MAVFNKLDNVEDLYEIGEVLGSGHFGQVREVRERATGAHWAGKFLKIRKCASSRLGMERKSVEREVEVLQALQHPNIMALKDVFESRAEVVLVLELISGGELFDFIAEKENLTESEAIEFMKQILLGVGFMHSKQIGHFDLKPENIMLSAKMAPNTDIKIIDFGLAHRFQPGEEYKCMSGTPQYIPPEVINYEPLSTAVDMWSIGVITYILLSGMSPFQGDTDEETLRNIIALNYKFDDHHFSMTSAMAKDFIQKLLVKDQNERITAEECLQHPWIKPLTRKQVANRNRSSINMKNFKRFNAKRKWKMSYNMVWVCNRLHRLKMICKTSALADEELRQCESDQEDTETKPSSLIRRRLSSSS from the exons ATGGCAGTCTTTAATAAGCTTGATAATGTGGAAGACCTCTATGAGATTGGAGAAGTACTTGGGAG TGGCCACTTTGGGCAGGTGCGGGAGGTGCGCGAGCGGGCCACGGGGGCTCACTGGGCTGGGAAGTTCCTGAAGATTAGGAAGTGCGCCAGCAGCCGGCTGGGCATGGAGAGGAAGAGCGTGGAGCGGGAGGTGGAGGTCCTGCAGGCCCTGCAGCATCCCAACATCATGGCCCTTAAGGATGTGTTCGAGAGCCGGGCCGAGGTGGTGCTGGTGCTGGAGCT TATTAGTGGAGGAGAGCTGTTTGACTTCATTGCTGAGAAGGAGAACCTGACAGAGAGCGAAGCGATCGAGTTCATGAAGCAGATACTACTGGGTGTGGGCTTTATGCACAGCAAACAAATAGGCCATTTTGACCTAAAG CCGGAAAACATCATGCTGTCAGCCAAGATGGCGCCAAACACTGACATTAAGATCATCGACTTTGGGCTGGCCCACCGCTTCCAGCCAGGGGAGGAGTACAAGTGCATGAGTGGCACCCCCCAGTATATTC cccctgaAGTGATCAACTACGAACCTCTGAGCACAGCTGTCGACATGTG GAGCATCGGAGTGATCACCTACATACT ACTGAGTGGTATGTCCCCGTTCCAAGGGGACACAGACGAGGAGACGCTGAGGAACATCATAGCCCTGAACTATAAGTTTGATGACCACCACTTCAGCATGACCAGCGCCATGGCCAAAGACTTCATCCAGAAGCTCTTAGTGAAAGATCAGAA TGAGAGAATTACAGCTGAGGAGTGTCTACAGCACCCCTGGATCAAG CCTCTGACACGGAAACAGGTGGCCAACAGGAATCGCTCCTCCATCAACATGAAGAACTTTAAGAGGTTCAATGCCAAGAGGAAATGGAAG ATGTCATATAACATGGTATGGGTGTGTAACCGGCTGCATCGACTGAAGATGATATGTAAGACTAGTGCACTGGCGGATGAGGAACTG AGACAGTGTGAGAGTGACCAGGAGGACACGGAGaccaagccatcatctctgattcgTCGGCGACTCAGCAGCAGTTCATAG
- the LOC120022671 gene encoding death-associated protein kinase 2-like isoform X2: MCSRAGPRWCWCWSCEWREGRKEKTILFEPSISGGELFDFIAEKENLTESEAIEFMKQILLGVGFMHSKQIGHFDLKPENIMLSAKMAPNTDIKIIDFGLAHRFQPGEEYKCMSGTPQYIPPEVINYEPLSTAVDMWSIGVITYILLSGMSPFQGDTDEETLRNIIALNYKFDDHHFSMTSAMAKDFIQKLLVKDQNERITAEECLQHPWIKPLTRKQVANRNRSSINMKNFKRFNAKRKWKMSYNMVWVCNRLHRLKMICKTSALADEELRQCESDQEDTETKPSSLIRRRLSSSS; encoded by the exons ATGTGTTCGAGAGCCGGGCCGAGGTGGTGCTGGTGCTGGAGCTGTgagtggagggaggggaggaaggagaaaacaatactatttgaacccag TATTAGTGGAGGAGAGCTGTTTGACTTCATTGCTGAGAAGGAGAACCTGACAGAGAGCGAAGCGATCGAGTTCATGAAGCAGATACTACTGGGTGTGGGCTTTATGCACAGCAAACAAATAGGCCATTTTGACCTAAAG CCGGAAAACATCATGCTGTCAGCCAAGATGGCGCCAAACACTGACATTAAGATCATCGACTTTGGGCTGGCCCACCGCTTCCAGCCAGGGGAGGAGTACAAGTGCATGAGTGGCACCCCCCAGTATATTC cccctgaAGTGATCAACTACGAACCTCTGAGCACAGCTGTCGACATGTG GAGCATCGGAGTGATCACCTACATACT ACTGAGTGGTATGTCCCCGTTCCAAGGGGACACAGACGAGGAGACGCTGAGGAACATCATAGCCCTGAACTATAAGTTTGATGACCACCACTTCAGCATGACCAGCGCCATGGCCAAAGACTTCATCCAGAAGCTCTTAGTGAAAGATCAGAA TGAGAGAATTACAGCTGAGGAGTGTCTACAGCACCCCTGGATCAAG CCTCTGACACGGAAACAGGTGGCCAACAGGAATCGCTCCTCCATCAACATGAAGAACTTTAAGAGGTTCAATGCCAAGAGGAAATGGAAG ATGTCATATAACATGGTATGGGTGTGTAACCGGCTGCATCGACTGAAGATGATATGTAAGACTAGTGCACTGGCGGATGAGGAACTG AGACAGTGTGAGAGTGACCAGGAGGACACGGAGaccaagccatcatctctgattcgTCGGCGACTCAGCAGCAGTTCATAG